The genomic region ACCTGTTTACCAGTGGAATTCCATTCACAACCCAAAGTTAAGGATAGCCCGGTCAACTCCGCACCAATTGTTAAGAGCTCAAATAAACAGACTCTCATAGCCATACAACCAACGATATACGGATCTACCCTAATAATATCCAGCTCTTTACTTCCAACAGAGGAAGAAGAGTCGCAAACTAGAACTTGATACTTACTATCTTTATTTTCTATGAATAAGACATCTCTATGATCGTACATATGACCCCATTATAAAAAATCCCCATAATTATATAAACACAATCACGGGGATTATAATAACTTAGGTACTAATTATACATCATATGTAGAGGAAGAAACATTCCCGCCTTTACCAGTCCAATTTGTATGGAAAAATTGCCCTCTAGGCTTATCTAACCTTTCATAAGTGTGAGCACCGAAGTAATCACGTTGTGCTTGTAATAAATTAGCAGGAAGTCGTTCTGAACGATAACCATCGAAGAAAGCCAGGGAAGTACTTAAAGTCGGAACTGGGATTCCCAACTCTACTGCTTTCGCTACAACTCTTCGCAGTGCGCCTTGAGATTCTAGAACAACATCTTTGAAGTAATCATCAAGTAAAAGACTTTTCAGTTCAGGATTTTTATCATAAGCTTCTTTTATTTTACCAAGGAAAGCTGAACGGATAATACACCCTCCTCTCCACATTAATGCGATAGAACCATAATTCAAAGTCCAGCTATTTTCTTTAGCCGCTTCTCTCATCAACATAAAACCTTGTGTATAAGAAATGATTTTCGCAAATAATAAGGCTTTTTCAATATCATTTACAAAGCTTTGCTTGTCACCTTCGAATTTTACTCCAGGTCCAGAAAGTATTTTTGATGCTTCCAGGCGTTCGTCTTTGATCGCAGATAAACATCTGGCAAAAACAGCCTCGCCTATAAGAGTTACAGGAACACCGAGGTCTAAAGCCGATATGCCTGTCCACTTTCCCGTTCCCTTTTGTCCGGCAGAATCTAAAATCTTTTCAACAAGGTAGACACCGTCTTCATCTTTAAAGTTGAGGATGTCCCTTGTTATTTCTATCAAATAACTATCTAAAGGTCCTTCATTCCATTTTGAAAATATTTCATGCATTTCAGGATAACTAAAACCTAAACCATCCTTTAACAATTGGTAGGCTTCACCGATTAACTGCATATCTCCATATTCGATCCCATTATGTACCATTTTGACATAATGCCCGGATCCATCATTGCCAACCCAGTCACAACAGGCCTCGTTAGTTTCAGTTTTCGCACTAATGTCCTGAAATATATCTTTGATAGCAGGCCAAGCTTTCTCATTACCACCTGGCATAATAGAAGGCCCACGTCTGGCACCCTCTTCACCACCAGAAACTCCCGCTCCTATAAACAATATTCCTTTTTCTGCTAAAGTTTTGGCTCTTCTATTTGAATCTGGGAAATGACTATTTCCACCATCTATAATGATATCTCCCTCTTCTAAGAAAGGAAGAACCTGTTCAATGAAATGATCCACAACCTCACCGGCTTTAACCATCAGCATCACTCTTCTTGGTCTTTTAAGCATGCTGACTAATTCTTCTATAGTTTGGGTTCCATAAATGGTATCGCGACCTTTAGCTGGACCTTCAATGAAGTCCGTCATTTTTTGAACTGTTCGATTATATACAGCTACGCCATATCCATTATCATTCATATTGAGAACTAGGTTTTGCCCCATAACAGCTAAACCTATTAAACCAATATCTGCCTTAGACATATATTCTCCTCTTTACGCTCTAATGAGACGAAGTAATTCGTTACCAATTTCTTAATAATAAAGATAGGAAAAAAAAACTAACCTGTCCACTTATTGATTGAAAGAGTTGTTCATTGACATTTAAAAGATTTCCTAAAGATAATATTCTGAATAAAAAGGAGGATATCATGTCCAGATTTGATAACCAGATAATCGTAATCACAGGTGGAACAGGGGCTATTGGATCTAGTTTTGTCAAAGCTTTTGTTAAAGAAAGAGCTAAAGTTGTTGTATTAGGTAGAGGGAAAACAGTACCTATTGAAAAAGCTATTGATACAATAAAATCAGAAATTGTTGAAGACTTACATCCTCTCCTATGGGGTATTGCTTGCGATGTTTCCGATGAAAAGGATGTAGCTTCAATGCTTCAAACAGTAGAAAAGAAATGGGGAACACCAGACATCTTAATTAATGCAGCAGGAGGAAATAAAGGGAAATCAAACTTCATTGATGTTGATAT from Spirochaeta cellobiosiphila DSM 17781 harbors:
- the gnd gene encoding decarboxylating NADP(+)-dependent phosphogluconate dehydrogenase, which gives rise to MSKADIGLIGLAVMGQNLVLNMNDNGYGVAVYNRTVQKMTDFIEGPAKGRDTIYGTQTIEELVSMLKRPRRVMLMVKAGEVVDHFIEQVLPFLEEGDIIIDGGNSHFPDSNRRAKTLAEKGILFIGAGVSGGEEGARRGPSIMPGGNEKAWPAIKDIFQDISAKTETNEACCDWVGNDGSGHYVKMVHNGIEYGDMQLIGEAYQLLKDGLGFSYPEMHEIFSKWNEGPLDSYLIEITRDILNFKDEDGVYLVEKILDSAGQKGTGKWTGISALDLGVPVTLIGEAVFARCLSAIKDERLEASKILSGPGVKFEGDKQSFVNDIEKALLFAKIISYTQGFMLMREAAKENSWTLNYGSIALMWRGGCIIRSAFLGKIKEAYDKNPELKSLLLDDYFKDVVLESQGALRRVVAKAVELGIPVPTLSTSLAFFDGYRSERLPANLLQAQRDYFGAHTYERLDKPRGQFFHTNWTGKGGNVSSSTYDV